Proteins from a genomic interval of Myxococcales bacterium:
- a CDS encoding ATP-binding protein produces the protein MESRLIRLTAPCSLRHRALAVRLVAESCRLVRGERSGDDLGVGYDVRDPFDVAVVSAFAEIYNNVALHACAGLIEPQVELRIIADDDSLTVELVDPGRAFDPTNVASPDLDALPEGGMGLHIARAMLDTVDYEPGPPNLWRLTKRRPARADQDAPADRDDTADVDAPADQDPPATRTAQR, from the coding sequence ATGGAGTCGCGCCTGATCCGGCTGACCGCGCCGTGCTCGCTGCGGCATCGCGCGCTCGCGGTGCGCCTGGTCGCGGAGTCCTGCCGGCTGGTCCGCGGCGAGCGCAGCGGCGACGACCTCGGCGTCGGCTACGACGTCCGCGATCCGTTCGACGTCGCGGTCGTGTCGGCCTTCGCCGAGATCTACAACAACGTCGCGCTGCACGCGTGCGCCGGCCTGATCGAGCCGCAGGTCGAGCTGCGGATCATCGCCGACGACGACAGCCTGACGGTCGAGCTGGTCGATCCGGGCCGCGCGTTCGACCCGACCAACGTCGCCAGCCCCGACCTCGACGCGCTGCCCGAGGGCGGCATGGGCCTGCACATCGCGCGGGCCATGCTCGACACCGTCGACTACGAGCCGGGCCCGCCCAACCTGTGGCGGCTGACCAAGCGACGGCCGGCCCGCGCCGATCAAGACGCGCCGGCAGATCGCGACGACACCGCCGACGTAGACGCGCCGGCCGATCAAGACCCGCCGGCAACCCGTACCGCGCAAAGGTGA
- a CDS encoding sugar transferase, whose translation MHRSVRLVKRAIDLVGSVAGLALTAPLMPIIAAAIYIDSPGPVLFRQRRAGGLRDVKYEAGVKRFRFHEFEMHKFRTMRPDAERFTGAVVAGKDDPRITRVGKFLRKSRLDELPQFWDVLRGEMSLVGPRPERPELIENLAYAIPFFEERMRDVKPGITGLAQVSLGYTGEVPAGSEIEKLASTLQNPYDLDETKGALADDMRIKLLYDLAYTASLEDLKTYLATELRVIAMTPMVMLRAVGR comes from the coding sequence ATGCACCGCAGTGTCCGCTTGGTGAAGCGCGCGATCGACCTGGTCGGCTCGGTCGCGGGCCTGGCCTTGACCGCGCCGCTGATGCCGATCATCGCCGCGGCGATCTACATCGACTCGCCCGGCCCGGTGCTGTTCCGGCAGCGCCGCGCCGGCGGCCTGCGCGACGTCAAGTACGAGGCCGGGGTCAAGCGCTTCCGCTTCCACGAGTTCGAGATGCACAAGTTCCGGACCATGCGGCCGGACGCCGAGCGCTTCACCGGCGCGGTGGTCGCGGGCAAGGACGATCCGCGCATCACCCGCGTCGGCAAGTTCCTGCGCAAGTCGCGCCTCGACGAGCTGCCCCAGTTCTGGGACGTGCTGCGCGGCGAGATGAGCCTGGTCGGGCCCCGGCCCGAGCGGCCGGAGCTGATCGAGAACCTCGCGTACGCGATCCCGTTCTTCGAGGAGCGCATGCGCGACGTCAAGCCCGGCATCACGGGGCTGGCGCAGGTCTCGCTCGGGTACACCGGCGAGGTCCCGGCCGGCAGCGAGATCGAGAAGCTGGCGTCGACGCTGCAGAACCCCTACGACCTCGACGAGACCAAGGGCGCGCTGGCCGACGACATGCGCATCAAGCTGCTCTACGACCTCGCGTACACCGCGTCGCTCGAGGATCTGAAGACGTACCTGGCGACCGAGCTGCGCGTGATCGCGATGACGCCGATGGTGATGCTCCGGGCCGTCGGGCGCTGA
- a CDS encoding cold-shock protein, with translation MAEGSIKRLTDKGFGFISNASGTDVFFHMSAVEGVRFEELREGQKVSYNEGQGPKGPRAENVRLV, from the coding sequence ATGGCTGAAGGTTCTATCAAGCGGCTTACGGACAAGGGTTTTGGCTTCATCTCCAACGCCTCGGGTACCGATGTTTTCTTCCACATGTCGGCCGTCGAGGGCGTCCGGTTCGAGGAGTTGCGCGAGGGCCAGAAGGTCTCGTACAACGAGGGCCAGGGTCCGAAGGGCCCGCGCGCCGAGAACGTCCGCCTCGTCTAG
- a CDS encoding alpha/beta hydrolase has protein sequence MRSSLVLFLALAACGGDDAGTLDAAASPDATGSPDAAADATLPPDASSGTVVRVHYPAGARTVTLRGSGGPLSWTTGVALTPGADDTWTLSTDALAAPIEFKPLLDDATWARGPNYHLAPGQTLDLYPHFTATAGRVVTVVGSFHSTALNNNRTIRAYLPASYDENPRASYPVLYMHDGQNLFDPSTAFGGVEWRVDETLDAAGEVGRCGDSTACTDDAGCTVGLCLTTRETIVIGIDNTGGRIYELTPTVDSSIGDGGGGDAYLTMVATELKPTVDAMLRTAPGPADTAIMGSSLGGLVSAYAGVTRPGVFGLVGAMSPSTWWDDRVILARVAATPAAPRPRRVYVDSGNAGASMDDVTNTNMLAQRYATLGYVEGVDLHHVVQSGGVHNEASWASRFGGAAFFLMGARP, from the coding sequence GTGCGCTCCTCCCTGGTCTTGTTCCTCGCGCTCGCCGCCTGTGGCGGCGACGACGCCGGCACCCTCGACGCCGCCGCGTCTCCCGACGCGACGGGGTCACCCGACGCTGCCGCGGACGCGACGCTGCCGCCCGACGCGTCGTCGGGGACGGTCGTGCGCGTGCACTACCCGGCCGGCGCGCGCACGGTCACGCTGCGGGGCTCGGGCGGGCCGCTGTCATGGACCACCGGCGTGGCGCTCACGCCCGGCGCCGACGACACGTGGACGTTGTCGACCGACGCGCTGGCCGCGCCGATCGAGTTCAAGCCGCTGCTCGACGACGCCACCTGGGCCCGCGGGCCGAACTACCACCTCGCGCCGGGCCAGACGCTCGATCTGTATCCGCACTTCACCGCCACCGCCGGCCGGGTGGTCACGGTGGTGGGCAGCTTCCACTCGACCGCGCTCAACAACAACCGCACGATCCGGGCCTACCTCCCGGCCAGCTACGACGAGAACCCGCGGGCCAGCTACCCGGTCCTGTACATGCACGACGGCCAGAACCTGTTCGATCCGAGCACCGCGTTCGGCGGGGTCGAGTGGCGGGTCGACGAGACCCTCGACGCCGCGGGCGAGGTCGGCCGCTGCGGCGACAGCACGGCGTGCACCGACGACGCCGGGTGCACCGTCGGGCTGTGCCTGACGACTCGCGAGACGATCGTGATCGGCATCGACAACACCGGCGGCCGCATCTACGAGCTGACGCCGACGGTCGACAGCTCGATCGGCGACGGCGGCGGCGGCGACGCCTACCTGACGATGGTCGCCACCGAGCTCAAGCCGACCGTCGACGCGATGCTGCGCACCGCGCCCGGCCCCGCCGACACCGCGATCATGGGCTCGTCGCTCGGCGGGCTGGTGTCGGCCTACGCCGGCGTGACCCGCCCCGGCGTGTTCGGGCTGGTCGGCGCGATGAGCCCGTCGACGTGGTGGGACGATCGCGTGATCCTGGCCCGGGTCGCCGCCACGCCGGCCGCGCCGCGGCCGCGCCGGGTCTACGTCGACTCCGGCAACGCCGGCGCCAGCATGGACGACGTGACCAACACCAACATGCTGGCCCAGCGCTACGCCACGCTCGGCTACGTCGAGGGCGTCGACCTGCACCACGTGGTCCAGAGCGGCGGCGTCCACAACGAGGCGTCGTGGGCCTCGCGCTTCGGCGGCGCCGCGTTCTTCCTGATGGGCGCGCGGCCGTGA
- a CDS encoding lamin tail domain-containing protein has product MLACLEFQGPVVGGDLFDGDRMIRTCDNSYRYPAGGTDEVHALGQAWAGFVWHARANLIAAEGETAGDARARALVLPSLPSNAPRIPEAVREVFLRDDDDGDLGNGTPHWDLLYAAAERHGLGFVVARDPAPPGAVVDLLSTAVTTTTVRIMWTAPGDDGAHGTAARYDLRWSTAPITEATFASATPAPGPAPAAAGTRQTAELEVPPVGTVYVALEAIDELGKTAALSNVVTVALPDPQPVYEDGAERGLGAWTADGLWHVSGRRASAGAAAFWYGDETSGDYDRGAPHRGSLVSPVIDLTDVAAPRLAYDELVDVESAADRDLLRVEVVDVDDPTVVVAVDKRTGSTAGAFSTRLVALEGLAGRRVQVRFAFDTVDANANRGQGWFVDRVRVFGARAPGPGVGLIINEVLADPPADFDANGDGVFSTRGDELIELVNVSDTALDLSGVTIADAVAVRATLADGTRLSPGQALVVFGGSAPALPGVITVATAGLYLNNSGDEVFVRRTDGELLAELRFGAEGGLDQSLVRQRDGDPASPFVGHRTVATAPASPGLRSDGAPFGGGGAPARLLINEVLADPPVGFDANGDGVASVTEDEFIELVNVGAAPLDLGGATVADATMIRGTFAAGTTLAPGAVLVVFGGGAPALPGVATVVMAPLQLNNGGDHVTVRAASGAALAEVEFGPLGGMDQSLVRAPDGEHAAELVLHGTQSPLPASPGRHTDGRPW; this is encoded by the coding sequence GTGCTGGCGTGCCTGGAGTTCCAGGGGCCGGTCGTCGGCGGCGATCTGTTCGACGGCGACCGCATGATCCGGACCTGCGACAACAGCTACCGCTACCCGGCCGGTGGCACCGACGAGGTCCACGCCCTGGGCCAGGCCTGGGCCGGGTTCGTCTGGCACGCCCGGGCCAACCTGATCGCGGCCGAGGGTGAGACCGCCGGCGACGCGCGCGCCCGCGCCCTGGTGCTCCCGTCGCTGCCGTCGAACGCGCCGCGGATCCCCGAGGCGGTGCGCGAGGTGTTCCTGCGCGACGACGACGACGGTGATCTCGGCAACGGCACGCCCCACTGGGACCTGCTCTACGCCGCGGCCGAGCGTCACGGCCTCGGCTTCGTGGTCGCGCGCGATCCGGCGCCGCCGGGCGCGGTGGTCGACCTGCTGAGCACCGCGGTGACCACGACCACGGTCCGGATCATGTGGACCGCGCCCGGCGATGACGGCGCCCACGGCACCGCCGCGCGCTACGACCTGCGCTGGTCGACCGCGCCGATCACCGAGGCCACGTTCGCGAGCGCGACCCCGGCGCCGGGGCCGGCGCCGGCCGCGGCCGGGACGCGCCAGACCGCCGAGCTCGAGGTGCCGCCGGTCGGCACCGTCTACGTCGCGCTCGAAGCGATCGACGAGCTCGGCAAGACCGCGGCGCTGTCCAACGTCGTCACCGTGGCGCTGCCGGACCCGCAGCCGGTGTACGAGGACGGCGCCGAGCGCGGCCTCGGGGCCTGGACCGCGGACGGGCTGTGGCACGTGTCCGGACGCCGGGCCAGCGCGGGCGCGGCGGCGTTCTGGTACGGCGACGAGACCAGCGGCGACTACGACCGCGGCGCGCCCCACCGCGGCTCGCTGGTCTCACCCGTGATCGACCTGACCGACGTCGCGGCCCCACGCCTGGCCTACGACGAGCTGGTCGACGTCGAGAGCGCGGCCGATCGCGATCTGCTGCGGGTCGAGGTCGTCGACGTCGACGATCCGACGGTGGTGGTCGCCGTCGACAAGCGCACCGGCTCGACCGCCGGCGCGTTCTCGACCCGGCTGGTCGCGCTCGAGGGCCTGGCCGGGCGGCGGGTGCAGGTCCGCTTCGCCTTCGACACCGTCGACGCCAACGCCAACCGCGGCCAGGGCTGGTTCGTCGATCGCGTCCGGGTGTTCGGCGCGCGCGCGCCCGGGCCCGGCGTCGGGCTGATCATCAACGAGGTCCTCGCCGATCCGCCGGCGGACTTCGACGCCAACGGCGACGGCGTGTTCTCGACCCGCGGCGACGAGCTGATCGAGCTGGTCAACGTCAGCGACACGGCGCTCGATCTGTCCGGCGTCACGATCGCGGACGCGGTCGCGGTCCGGGCCACGCTCGCGGATGGCACCCGGCTGAGCCCGGGCCAGGCGCTGGTGGTGTTCGGGGGCTCGGCGCCCGCCCTGCCGGGCGTGATCACCGTGGCGACCGCGGGGCTGTACCTCAACAACAGCGGCGACGAGGTGTTCGTGCGGCGCACCGACGGCGAGCTCCTCGCCGAGCTGCGGTTCGGCGCCGAGGGCGGGCTCGATCAGTCGCTGGTCCGCCAGCGCGACGGTGACCCCGCCAGCCCGTTCGTCGGCCACCGTACCGTGGCCACCGCGCCGGCGTCGCCGGGCCTGCGCAGCGACGGCGCGCCGTTCGGCGGCGGTGGGGCGCCGGCGCGGCTGCTGATCAACGAGGTGCTGGCGGACCCGCCGGTCGGGTTCGACGCCAACGGCGACGGGGTGGCCAGCGTGACCGAGGACGAGTTCATCGAGCTGGTGAACGTCGGCGCGGCCCCGCTCGATCTGGGCGGCGCCACCGTGGCCGACGCCACGATGATCCGGGGGACGTTCGCCGCGGGGACCACCCTGGCACCGGGCGCGGTGCTGGTCGTGTTCGGAGGCGGCGCGCCGGCGCTGCCCGGCGTGGCCACGGTGGTGATGGCCCCGCTGCAGCTCAACAACGGCGGGGACCACGTCACCGTGCGCGCGGCGAGCGGGGCCGCGCTGGCCGAGGTCGAGTTCGGCCCGCTCGGCGGCATGGATCAGTCGCTCGTGCGCGCGCCCGATGGCGAGCACGCCGCCGAACTGGTCCTGCACGGCACGCAGTCGCCGCTGCCGGCCTCGCCGGGCCGACACACCGACGGACGACCGTGGTGA
- a CDS encoding SpoIIE family protein phosphatase, which translates to MAKRAGLSISVKMILTTTFLILLTVVGFGALNACNIRSAYDQSAREKTENFRQSLKSKGATTTQVFAKALEKFLIDNQDSEIQQLVDRTVRQDEGLRLVYVLGRDQNLIAYCKVQRGNAELCDASGYPPGMHVPVKHKSWEKVLTEWTARAGANNADPLVVIDNIGEDGKLEAFGFPVFVGAEPTAAAAIATDPGESRQGYVVFGYDLAPIDEFAALSAQQKDKASREAAIRTGVVGLLFVLIGTLLAIFQGLQISKPIKLLSWKVDQIARGDLAARVEVRSTDEIGMLGENFNFMADQLTILLQQTAEKATMEKELEVARTIQETLVPPNEPIDKGVFKFAGYFQPASQCGGDWWTWHEMVGDKILVVIGDVTGHGVPSAMITAAAKAACDVARSVHGDDLEPSLLLEIMNSAIYQSAKRKFVMTCFASTIDVKKRTITYSNAGHNFPYLYRMGENGGEFGSLMIRGNRLGDLKESKYEVKTTDLAPGDILVWYTDGIVECESSTGEEYGEKRFRASVRRAGALDPGEIRDAVVTDAANFFGDTVRKDDITLVIGKIF; encoded by the coding sequence ATGGCTAAGCGGGCCGGTCTGAGCATCTCGGTCAAGATGATCTTGACCACGACATTCCTGATCCTCCTCACGGTCGTGGGGTTCGGGGCCCTGAACGCGTGCAACATCCGGAGCGCCTACGACCAGTCGGCGCGCGAGAAGACCGAGAACTTCCGGCAGTCGCTCAAGAGCAAGGGCGCGACGACCACGCAGGTGTTCGCCAAGGCGCTCGAGAAGTTCCTGATCGACAACCAGGACTCGGAGATCCAGCAGCTCGTCGACCGGACCGTCCGGCAGGACGAGGGGCTCCGCCTCGTCTACGTGCTCGGCCGCGACCAGAACCTGATCGCCTACTGCAAGGTCCAGCGGGGCAACGCCGAGCTGTGCGACGCGAGCGGCTACCCGCCGGGCATGCACGTGCCGGTCAAGCACAAGTCGTGGGAGAAGGTCCTGACGGAGTGGACCGCGCGGGCCGGCGCCAACAACGCCGACCCGCTGGTGGTCATCGACAACATCGGCGAGGACGGCAAGCTCGAGGCGTTCGGCTTCCCGGTGTTCGTCGGCGCCGAGCCGACCGCCGCGGCGGCGATCGCGACCGACCCGGGCGAGAGCCGCCAGGGCTACGTGGTGTTCGGCTACGACCTGGCTCCGATCGACGAGTTCGCCGCGCTCAGCGCCCAGCAGAAGGACAAGGCGTCCCGCGAGGCCGCGATCCGCACCGGCGTCGTCGGCCTGCTGTTCGTGCTGATCGGGACGCTCCTGGCCATCTTCCAGGGGCTGCAGATCTCGAAGCCGATCAAGCTCCTGTCGTGGAAGGTCGACCAGATCGCCCGCGGCGACCTGGCCGCGCGCGTCGAGGTGCGCTCGACCGACGAGATCGGCATGCTCGGCGAGAACTTCAACTTCATGGCCGACCAGCTGACGATCTTGCTCCAGCAGACCGCCGAGAAGGCGACGATGGAGAAGGAGCTCGAGGTCGCGCGCACGATCCAGGAGACGCTGGTCCCGCCCAACGAGCCGATCGACAAGGGCGTGTTCAAGTTCGCGGGCTACTTCCAGCCGGCCTCGCAGTGCGGCGGCGACTGGTGGACCTGGCACGAGATGGTGGGCGACAAGATCCTGGTCGTCATCGGCGACGTCACAGGCCACGGCGTGCCGTCGGCGATGATCACCGCCGCGGCCAAGGCCGCGTGCGACGTGGCCCGGTCGGTCCACGGCGACGACCTCGAGCCGTCGCTCTTGCTCGAGATCATGAACTCGGCGATCTACCAGAGCGCCAAGCGCAAGTTCGTGATGACGTGCTTCGCGTCGACCATCGACGTGAAGAAGCGGACGATCACGTACTCCAACGCCGGCCACAACTTCCCGTACCTGTACCGGATGGGCGAGAACGGCGGCGAGTTCGGCTCGCTCATGATCCGCGGCAACCGCCTCGGCGACCTGAAGGAGTCCAAGTACGAGGTCAAGACCACCGACCTCGCGCCCGGCGACATCCTGGTCTGGTACACCGACGGCATCGTCGAGTGCGAGAGCAGCACGGGCGAGGAGTACGGCGAGAAGCGGTTCCGCGCGTCGGTGCGTCGGGCCGGGGCGCTCGACCCCGGCGAGATCCGGGACGCGGTCGTGACCGACGCCGCGAACTTCTTCGGTGATACCGTCCGCAAGGACGACATCACGCTGGTCATCGGCAAGATCTTCTGA
- a CDS encoding ArsA family ATPase: MSLLDRRLILVLGKGGVGRSTVAAAIASACARRGRKTLLYQSNARDRHGSYFGKDELTPALSELGPNLWGINTTPAEALHEYGLMILKFETVYQMVFENRITKAFLRAIPGLDDYAVLGKAWFHTTEEKRGKPVWDTVVFDMPASGHSLSMLRIPWVIVDTVPEGPLTRDARTVQALLRDKTRTAAVLVTLAEEMPVMEASELATKLTALGVEPARVVVNQVAPDHFPAASPAARVADALAATPPVAPALAAMSGHAALARGRRHLCERYIAEIATLIPAAPARLLPFLPRVALGPSDIAELSAQVELALS, encoded by the coding sequence GTGTCCCTGCTCGACCGGCGGCTCATCCTCGTGCTCGGCAAGGGCGGCGTCGGCCGCTCGACGGTCGCCGCCGCGATCGCCAGCGCGTGCGCGCGCCGCGGCCGCAAGACCCTGCTGTACCAGTCCAACGCGCGCGATCGCCACGGCTCGTACTTCGGCAAGGACGAGCTGACCCCGGCCCTGTCGGAGCTCGGCCCCAACCTGTGGGGCATCAACACGACCCCGGCCGAGGCGCTCCACGAGTACGGCCTGATGATCCTGAAGTTCGAGACCGTCTACCAGATGGTGTTCGAGAACCGGATCACCAAGGCGTTCCTGCGCGCTATCCCCGGGCTCGACGACTACGCGGTGCTGGGCAAGGCTTGGTTCCACACCACCGAGGAGAAGCGCGGCAAGCCGGTCTGGGACACGGTCGTGTTCGACATGCCGGCGTCGGGCCACAGCCTGTCGATGCTGCGGATCCCGTGGGTCATCGTCGACACCGTGCCCGAGGGTCCGCTGACCCGCGACGCGCGCACGGTCCAGGCCCTGCTCCGCGACAAGACCCGCACCGCGGCGGTGCTGGTGACGCTGGCTGAGGAGATGCCGGTGATGGAGGCGTCGGAGCTGGCGACCAAGCTGACCGCGCTCGGCGTCGAGCCGGCGCGGGTGGTCGTCAACCAGGTCGCGCCCGACCACTTCCCAGCGGCCTCGCCCGCGGCCCGGGTCGCCGACGCGCTGGCCGCGACGCCGCCGGTGGCGCCGGCCCTGGCCGCGATGAGCGGGCACGCGGCGCTGGCCCGCGGGCGCCGCCACCTGTGCGAGCGCTATATCGCGGAGATCGCCACGCTGATACCCGCGGCCCCCGCCCGGCTGCTGCCGTTCTTGCCGCGGGTCGCGCTCGGCCCGAGCGACATCGCCGAGCTGTCGGCCCAGGTCGAGCTCGCGCTGAGCTGA
- a CDS encoding MBL fold metallo-hydrolase, producing the protein MIPLRTPTLPPATHTGCYLAGQRAVVAIDPASPWPDERDRLSAALDGTPVTMIVLTHHHGDHVGGAVELARRTGAPIAAHPATAARLGDRVPITRALLDGEVIEVDAVRLRVLHTPGHAPGHLALQDEASGAVIAGDLVAGVGTILIDPGPGEGHMATYLATLERLLALGVGALLPAHGPMIADGPHKLREYLAHRRMREERVAAALTDAPAPASELVAIAYADTPPALAPIALRSLLAHLVKLAEDGRAVTVADRWRRA; encoded by the coding sequence ATGATACCCCTCCGGACCCCGACGCTGCCGCCCGCGACCCACACCGGCTGCTACCTGGCGGGGCAGCGGGCCGTCGTCGCCATCGACCCGGCGTCGCCCTGGCCCGACGAGCGCGACCGCCTGAGCGCGGCGCTCGACGGCACGCCCGTGACCATGATCGTGCTCACGCACCACCACGGCGATCACGTCGGCGGCGCGGTCGAGCTGGCCCGACGCACCGGCGCGCCGATCGCCGCCCACCCGGCCACCGCGGCGCGCCTCGGCGATCGAGTGCCGATCACCCGGGCGCTGCTCGACGGCGAGGTGATCGAGGTCGACGCGGTGCGGCTGCGGGTCCTGCACACGCCCGGGCACGCGCCCGGTCACCTGGCGCTCCAGGACGAGGCGTCGGGCGCGGTCATCGCCGGCGATCTGGTCGCCGGCGTCGGCACGATCCTGATCGACCCCGGGCCGGGCGAGGGTCACATGGCGACCTACCTGGCCACGCTCGAGCGCCTGCTGGCCCTGGGCGTGGGTGCGCTGCTGCCGGCGCACGGGCCGATGATCGCCGATGGCCCGCACAAGCTGCGCGAGTATCTCGCGCACCGGCGGATGCGCGAGGAGCGGGTCGCCGCCGCGCTGACCGACGCGCCCGCGCCGGCCTCGGAATTGGTCGCGATCGCCTACGCCGACACGCCGCCGGCGCTGGCGCCGATCGCCCTGCGCTCGCTCCTGGCGCACCTCGTGAAGCTCGCCGAGGACGGGCGCGCGGTCACCGTCGCGGATCGCTGGCGACGGGCGTAG
- a CDS encoding sigma 54-interacting transcriptional regulator: MRRWWGLELAFADPKGYVLDHADGKIFPSQNELCRLALFSKEGFRRCNESVKVVSDHLRAGRASGPGEPPTAFVHECHLGFDVVAAPLWFGGELVGFVFTGGSVRAPYAPIGKAELLRKVREFADLEGDGERAIADIPQLTEPELEHLRDLIAAAAAECVRAAPRFVGSVTPAPGHPFSEIVGASPAVRDVMRLLEKIVKSESTVLIHGESGTGKELVARAIHYHGPRAKKPFVVQNCSAFNDNLLESALFGHVRGAFTGAVKDQHGLFQVADGGTFFLDEIGDMSAALQVKLLRVLQEGTFTPVGGTKPVKVDVRIIAASHKDLAGMVAHRQFREDLFYRVNVLKITLPPLRERPTDIPTLVEHFGRKHKRAAGVALEDVPRPTDAALAMLVGYPWPGNIRELENEIERALVLGGDTTEIGPELLSQRIRDAAAAPPAARTAPRELTGTLRDVVEQVESEVILAGLIRTHWNKSQLAKELGISRSYLIQKCAFYGLERKD; the protein is encoded by the coding sequence ATGCGTCGGTGGTGGGGCCTCGAGCTGGCCTTCGCCGATCCCAAGGGCTACGTGCTCGATCACGCCGACGGCAAGATCTTCCCGTCCCAGAACGAGCTGTGCCGGCTGGCGCTCTTCTCCAAGGAGGGGTTCCGCCGCTGCAACGAGAGCGTCAAGGTCGTCAGCGATCACCTCCGGGCCGGGCGCGCGAGCGGCCCCGGCGAGCCGCCGACCGCGTTCGTCCACGAGTGCCACCTCGGCTTCGACGTCGTCGCCGCGCCGCTGTGGTTCGGCGGCGAGCTGGTCGGGTTCGTGTTCACCGGCGGCAGCGTCCGCGCGCCGTACGCGCCGATCGGCAAGGCCGAGCTCCTGCGCAAGGTCCGCGAGTTCGCCGATCTCGAGGGCGACGGCGAGCGCGCGATCGCCGACATCCCGCAGCTGACCGAGCCCGAGCTCGAGCACCTGCGCGACCTGATCGCCGCCGCGGCCGCCGAGTGCGTGCGCGCGGCGCCCCGGTTCGTCGGCTCGGTCACGCCGGCGCCCGGCCACCCGTTCAGCGAGATCGTCGGGGCGAGCCCGGCCGTGCGCGACGTGATGCGGCTGCTCGAGAAGATCGTCAAGAGCGAGTCGACCGTGCTGATCCACGGCGAGAGCGGCACCGGCAAGGAGCTGGTCGCGCGCGCGATCCACTACCACGGGCCCCGCGCCAAGAAGCCGTTCGTGGTCCAGAACTGCTCGGCCTTCAACGACAACCTCCTCGAGAGCGCGCTGTTCGGCCACGTCCGCGGCGCGTTCACCGGCGCGGTCAAGGATCAGCACGGCCTGTTCCAGGTCGCCGACGGCGGCACGTTCTTCCTCGACGAGATCGGCGACATGTCCGCGGCGCTGCAGGTCAAGCTCCTGCGCGTGCTGCAGGAGGGCACGTTCACGCCCGTCGGCGGCACCAAGCCGGTCAAGGTCGACGTCCGCATCATCGCGGCGTCGCACAAGGACCTGGCCGGCATGGTGGCGCACCGGCAGTTCCGCGAGGACCTGTTCTACCGGGTCAACGTCCTCAAGATCACGCTGCCGCCGCTGCGCGAGCGCCCCACCGACATCCCGACCCTGGTCGAGCACTTCGGCCGCAAGCACAAGCGCGCGGCCGGGGTCGCGCTCGAGGACGTGCCGCGGCCGACCGACGCGGCCCTGGCGATGCTGGTTGGGTACCCGTGGCCTGGCAACATCCGCGAGCTCGAGAACGAGATCGAGCGCGCGCTGGTGCTAGGCGGCGACACCACCGAGATCGGCCCCGAGCTCCTGAGCCAGCGCATCCGCGACGCGGCCGCGGCGCCCCCGGCCGCGCGGACCGCGCCGCGCGAGCTGACCGGCACGCTGCGCGACGTGGTCGAGCAGGTCGAGTCCGAGGTGATCCTGGCCGGGCTCATCCGCACCCACTGGAACAAGTCCCAGCTGGCCAAGGAGCTCGGGATCTCTCGTAGCTACCTCATCCAGAAGTGCGCGTTCTACGGCCTCGAGCGCAAGGACTGA
- the yacG gene encoding DNA gyrase inhibitor YacG, whose product MAERDARRGRCPGCQAPVPAATPGTPDPFPFCSVRCQLIDLGKWLDEDYRIADGEDQSGGGVDGAPAAGEGPGRA is encoded by the coding sequence GTGGCGGAGCGGGACGCGCGCCGGGGCCGATGCCCGGGTTGCCAGGCCCCAGTGCCGGCCGCGACCCCGGGGACTCCCGACCCGTTCCCGTTCTGCTCGGTGCGGTGCCAGCTGATCGATCTCGGTAAGTGGCTCGATGAGGACTACCGGATCGCCGACGGCGAGGATCAGTCGGGCGGTGGGGTCGACGGCGCCCCGGCCGCGGGTGAGGGCCCTGGTCGTGCTTGA